The following proteins come from a genomic window of Lachnoclostridium phytofermentans ISDg:
- a CDS encoding glycoside hydrolase family 5 protein, whose protein sequence is MRKFPIIVSGILVCATLLSGCSQNMSNVDKSTVNLNSQNTDNQNQDANNKDSDNQGANNQESNNQESQNPELKNTPTPQIIVLPGDSTIEANEIVAPTITFEQKEIPSNPAITFVHNMKIGWNLGNTFDAVSDSNLMDELNYESSWCGVKTTEEMMKAIKDAGFQSIRIPVSWHNHVSGDDFIISEVWLNRVQEVVDYAINNDMYVILNTHHDVSKNFYYPSNENLESSKKYINAVWTQVSERFSSYGEKLLFEGMNEPRLAGSNYEWWLDLSKPECKEAIECINQLNQEFVDTVRKSGGENTSRYLLIPGYDASSQYALINDYKLPKDNINDRLIVSVHAYLPYDFALKSPKESGSISEWNSKIAGCTKEIDSFLNSLYMKFIKNGVPVIIGEFGARDKENNLESRVEYATYYIGAAKANGITCFWWDNHAFKGDGENFGLFDRKSCTIKYPEILQGLMKYAE, encoded by the coding sequence ATGAGAAAGTTTCCAATTATAGTATCAGGTATTTTAGTATGTGCAACATTATTAAGTGGCTGTAGCCAAAATATGTCAAATGTTGATAAATCCACAGTGAATTTGAATTCGCAGAATACAGACAATCAAAATCAAGATGCAAATAATAAAGACTCGGATAATCAAGGCGCAAATAATCAAGAGTCAAATAATCAAGAATCACAAAACCCTGAATTAAAAAATACACCAACACCTCAAATCATAGTACTACCAGGTGACAGCACAATTGAAGCAAACGAAATTGTAGCCCCAACCATCACATTTGAACAAAAAGAAATACCATCGAATCCAGCAATAACTTTTGTACATAATATGAAAATAGGATGGAACCTTGGAAATACATTTGACGCAGTGAGTGATTCCAATCTAATGGATGAACTTAATTATGAAAGCTCATGGTGTGGTGTAAAAACAACAGAAGAGATGATGAAAGCAATTAAAGATGCTGGGTTTCAGTCGATTAGAATACCAGTATCGTGGCACAATCATGTTTCTGGTGATGATTTTATTATAAGCGAAGTATGGCTTAACCGAGTACAAGAAGTGGTCGATTATGCTATCAATAATGATATGTATGTGATATTAAATACTCACCATGATGTAAGTAAAAATTTTTATTATCCAAGTAATGAAAATTTAGAATCTTCTAAAAAATATATCAACGCAGTATGGACACAAGTAAGTGAACGATTTTCTTCCTATGGAGAAAAGTTATTATTTGAAGGGATGAACGAACCAAGGCTTGCAGGTTCTAATTACGAATGGTGGTTAGATTTATCAAAGCCTGAGTGTAAAGAAGCAATCGAATGTATTAATCAATTAAATCAGGAATTTGTTGATACCGTTCGCAAATCGGGAGGAGAGAATACTTCTAGGTATCTTCTGATACCAGGGTATGATGCATCGTCTCAATATGCACTTATTAATGATTATAAGTTACCAAAAGATAATATAAATGATCGTTTAATTGTATCAGTACATGCATATCTACCATATGACTTTGCCCTAAAAAGTCCAAAGGAAAGTGGCAGTATATCAGAATGGAATTCAAAAATAGCTGGATGTACTAAGGAGATAGATTCTTTTTTAAATAGTTTATATATGAAGTTTATAAAAAATGGAGTTCCCGTAATTATCGGTGAATTTGGTGCCAGAGATAAAGAAAATAATTTAGAATCTCGGGTAGAGTATGCTACTTATTATATAGGTGCTGCAAAAGCGAATGGAATCACATGCTTCTGGTGGGATAATCATGCATTTAAAGGGGACGGGGAAAACTTCGGTCTTTTTGATAGAAAGAGTTGTACTATAAAATATCCTGAGATATTGCAAGGTTTAATGAAATACGCAGAATAA
- a CDS encoding RNA polymerase sigma factor RpoD: MIDKIQFLETLRSLTEIAKVSENPLSKEEILSHFDGMTLTKEQQEMVYQYLLTPVEEREKEDMSEEDSTPVEDELSKENKEKNSVFLEMYLEDIKHLPRLTAELEERAYIRLINGDNSVSQSISDHWLSTVVELAKKYETYDVNMEDLIQEGNIGLLGGLKQLLGSNQKIEAKEYLMESVLKAFENYIDEVIDEDDMENSILSKITLINEAITAFAEDNGVTPTVMEIADYTKISEDEIASILRLSLDTVKEKE, from the coding sequence ATGATAGATAAGATTCAATTTTTAGAAACACTCCGTTCGTTAACGGAGATAGCAAAGGTATCGGAAAATCCACTTTCTAAAGAAGAAATATTATCCCATTTTGATGGAATGACCCTTACGAAGGAACAACAGGAAATGGTCTATCAATACCTGTTAACTCCAGTCGAAGAACGTGAAAAAGAAGACATGAGCGAAGAGGATTCTACACCTGTAGAAGATGAATTATCCAAGGAAAACAAAGAAAAGAACTCAGTGTTTTTAGAAATGTACTTAGAAGACATCAAGCATTTACCAAGGTTGACCGCAGAGTTAGAAGAAAGAGCATATATTCGTTTAATAAATGGAGATAACTCTGTAAGCCAAAGTATATCTGATCATTGGTTGTCGACAGTTGTAGAATTAGCAAAAAAATACGAGACCTATGATGTAAATATGGAAGATTTAATTCAAGAAGGAAACATTGGTCTACTGGGTGGATTAAAACAATTACTTGGTAGCAATCAAAAGATCGAAGCAAAAGAATACTTAATGGAGTCTGTATTGAAAGCATTCGAAAATTACATTGATGAAGTGATAGATGAGGATGATATGGAAAATTCTATTTTATCTAAAATCACTTTAATTAATGAAGCGATAACAGCCTTTGCAGAGGATAATGGAGTTACACCAACCGTTATGGAAATCGCTGATTATACTAAGATATCAGAGGATGAGATAGCAAGCATCTTAAGACTTTCTCTGGATACAGTGAAAGAAAAAGAGTAA
- a CDS encoding MATE family efflux transporter — MENETTMEQNKMGVMKENKLLITMSLPIMVSMLVQAMYNVVDSLFVARLNEDALTAVSLAFPIQNLIIAIGVGTAVGINSLLSRYLGERNQEKVNKVANNGVFITAVSYIFFLIFGLFFTRIFFTTQTDNQQIIEYGVSYLSICTIFSFGVLGQITFERLLQSTGRTVYSMYSQAAGAIINIILDPILIFGLLGAPKLGVAGAAIATVIGQICGFSIGVYLNHKFNHDIHLNIKKFKPDGHIIRQIYQVGFPAIIMQSIVSVMIFVLNKILISFSSTSAAVLGIYSKLQSFVFMPVFGLNNGMIPIIAYNYGAKMPKRIVKIIKLSFVYAIGIMLVGFVLMEIAPREFLSFFQASEDMMGIGVVALRVISISFLFAGFNIVSSSVYQALGNGVLSLVISIIRQLVVLLPVAYILSKQGIHAIWWAFPIAELVAVVLNLIFLKYVYKKEIKPLQFVK; from the coding sequence ATGGAAAACGAGACAACTATGGAACAAAACAAGATGGGGGTAATGAAAGAGAATAAATTACTTATTACTATGTCCTTACCTATTATGGTCTCTATGTTAGTACAAGCAATGTATAACGTTGTAGATAGTTTGTTTGTTGCTAGATTGAATGAAGATGCATTAACAGCTGTTTCGCTAGCCTTTCCAATACAAAATTTAATCATAGCAATAGGTGTTGGTACCGCAGTCGGTATTAACTCTTTATTATCCCGTTATCTCGGGGAAAGAAATCAGGAAAAAGTGAATAAAGTAGCAAATAATGGTGTGTTTATCACTGCAGTTAGCTATATATTCTTTCTTATCTTTGGTCTCTTTTTTACAAGAATATTTTTTACTACTCAGACAGATAATCAACAGATTATTGAATACGGAGTTTCCTATTTATCTATTTGTACCATCTTTTCTTTTGGAGTGTTAGGACAGATAACATTTGAACGATTATTACAATCAACTGGTAGGACTGTGTATTCGATGTATTCTCAGGCTGCAGGAGCAATAATCAACATCATTCTCGACCCAATCCTCATTTTTGGTCTATTGGGAGCTCCAAAGCTAGGAGTTGCCGGAGCGGCGATTGCAACTGTTATTGGTCAGATTTGTGGCTTTAGTATAGGAGTTTATTTAAATCATAAATTTAATCACGATATTCATTTGAATATAAAGAAGTTTAAACCAGACGGTCATATTATTAGACAAATATATCAAGTAGGTTTTCCTGCTATTATCATGCAATCCATAGTTTCTGTTATGATATTTGTTTTAAATAAAATTTTAATATCATTTTCTTCAACATCAGCAGCTGTTTTAGGTATTTATTCTAAACTACAGAGTTTCGTATTTATGCCTGTATTTGGATTAAATAATGGTATGATTCCAATTATCGCTTACAATTACGGTGCAAAAATGCCAAAGCGTATTGTTAAGATTATTAAATTAAGTTTTGTTTATGCGATAGGAATTATGTTAGTTGGATTTGTGCTTATGGAAATAGCACCACGTGAATTTCTCTCATTCTTTCAGGCGTCGGAAGATATGATGGGAATAGGGGTAGTAGCACTTCGTGTTATCAGTATAAGTTTCTTATTTGCCGGATTTAACATTGTATCAAGTTCTGTGTATCAAGCTCTTGGTAATGGAGTACTGAGTTTAGTTATCTCTATAATTCGTCAATTGGTTGTTCTTCTACCAGTTGCCTACATCTTATCAAAACAAGGAATCCATGCAATATGGTGGGCTTTCCCGATTGCAGAACTAGTAGCAGTAGTTTTAAATTTAATTTTCTTAAAGTATGTGTACAAAAAGGAGATTAAGCCTTTACAGTTTGTAAAATAA
- a CDS encoding ABC transporter ATP-binding protein codes for MDNCIAVQDLIKQFHKNTVVDSINFTVGKGQICAFLGPNGAGKSTTMKMLATLLNKTNGKIMIEGLDMDIQSGEIKRKLGVVFQEDVLDGSLTVEENLYYRGGLYIKSNKELYHKIDQVVTLLELQKLRNKKYETCSGGQKRIVQIGRALLTNPKLLLLDEPTIGLDPLARTLVWKVLRKLNREQQITIFFTTHYMEETDYANHICIIHEGKILLCQNRDRLLRNPWRDNKRFTIHEIYLDLLARIEEYD; via the coding sequence ATGGACAATTGTATCGCTGTACAAGATCTGATAAAGCAGTTTCATAAGAATACTGTAGTAGATTCTATTAACTTTACAGTAGGAAAAGGTCAAATCTGCGCATTTTTAGGGCCAAACGGTGCCGGAAAAAGTACAACAATGAAGATGCTAGCCACCTTATTAAATAAAACCAATGGAAAGATTATGATTGAAGGTCTTGACATGGACATCCAATCGGGAGAAATTAAACGAAAACTCGGTGTTGTTTTCCAAGAAGATGTTCTAGATGGAAGCTTAACAGTAGAAGAGAATCTTTATTATCGTGGCGGGCTTTATATCAAGTCTAATAAAGAGTTATATCATAAAATAGATCAAGTAGTAACTCTTCTTGAACTACAAAAGCTACGTAATAAAAAGTATGAGACATGTTCTGGAGGTCAGAAGCGAATTGTTCAAATTGGTAGGGCCTTGCTTACAAATCCGAAACTATTATTATTAGATGAGCCAACTATTGGGCTTGATCCTTTAGCAAGGACATTAGTTTGGAAGGTATTAAGAAAATTAAATAGGGAGCAACAAATTACAATCTTTTTCACAACGCACTATATGGAAGAAACGGACTATGCAAATCACATCTGTATTATTCATGAAGGAAAGATTTTATTATGCCAAAATCGTGATCGATTACTACGTAATCCTTGGAGAGATAACAAGCGTTTTACTATACATGAAATTTATCTAGATTTATTAGCACGCATAGAAGAATATGATTAA
- a CDS encoding ABC transporter permease, whose protein sequence is MRELEILIDRNITLFRSNKRNVMLSFASIFIVMGLYVIFLRDFILNSVVAYGLSRILAEEFTDRMMVGGLMIVLNTTTCFGIMQLCVEDASTGIRKDFLIAPITEFKIILGYLLSSVLVSGFFTLFTVICAECYFYIRYDNPMDYIALAQVVILVITTSIINSQLLLCFMKLVKDSTTFSTFGNLYGMISGFLAGAYLPYHMYPGFLKKVLIFYPQTHLTSMMRQMYLKDFSKSLEGSQMNSLCKKLFDVFGVNIKWNNAVFVGKEQFCIIILFFCMFLIILKLSYRR, encoded by the coding sequence ATGAGGGAATTAGAAATTCTTATAGATAGAAATATTACCTTGTTTCGATCAAATAAAAGAAATGTTATGCTTAGTTTTGCATCGATATTCATTGTTATGGGGTTGTATGTAATATTCCTTAGGGATTTTATACTAAACTCTGTTGTTGCGTATGGCTTATCAAGAATATTAGCAGAAGAGTTTACCGATCGCATGATGGTTGGTGGTTTGATGATTGTACTGAATACGACAACTTGTTTTGGTATTATGCAATTATGTGTGGAAGACGCTTCTACTGGAATACGTAAAGATTTTCTTATTGCTCCTATTACAGAATTTAAAATTATATTAGGTTACTTATTATCAAGTGTGTTGGTTTCTGGTTTTTTTACATTATTTACGGTGATATGTGCAGAATGTTACTTTTATATTCGCTATGATAATCCAATGGATTATATCGCACTCGCTCAAGTAGTTATCCTTGTTATTACTACCTCCATAATAAACTCCCAACTATTATTATGTTTTATGAAGTTAGTAAAAGATAGTACTACATTTTCGACTTTCGGAAATCTATATGGAATGATCTCAGGTTTCTTAGCAGGAGCGTATTTGCCCTATCATATGTACCCAGGGTTCTTAAAGAAGGTATTAATATTTTATCCGCAGACACACCTTACTAGTATGATGAGGCAAATGTATCTTAAAGATTTCTCCAAAAGCTTGGAAGGCTCTCAAATGAATAGTTTGTGTAAGAAACTGTTTGACGTCTTTGGTGTAAATATTAAGTGGAATAACGCAGTGTTCGTTGGAAAAGAGCAGTTTTGCATTATAATATTGTTTTTCTGCATGTTTCTTATCATACTAAAATTATCTTATCGAAGATAA
- a CDS encoding PH domain-containing protein: MNKNKIGLIRVIIAIVILAFVLIAFVIIGKKGIKAELLEDSIVVTAFLFDEKVSYDNVESVELCDNIDYGRRSFGVGTFQIKSGNFHNDRFGDYKLAITEASTNCIVIKILGGSYLVFNQKSNQDTNDFYTKLIQKVPVIK, encoded by the coding sequence ATGAATAAAAATAAAATTGGGTTAATTCGAGTAATAATTGCTATTGTTATCCTTGCTTTTGTACTCATTGCCTTCGTTATAATAGGGAAAAAGGGAATTAAGGCAGAACTATTAGAGGATAGTATTGTAGTAACCGCGTTTTTGTTTGATGAAAAAGTAAGTTATGATAATGTTGAAAGTGTTGAGCTCTGTGACAATATTGATTATGGACGTAGATCATTTGGTGTTGGAACGTTTCAAATTAAAAGTGGCAATTTCCATAATGATAGATTCGGTGATTATAAATTAGCCATAACTGAGGCATCCACTAACTGTATTGTTATTAAGATACTGGGTGGATCATACTTGGTATTTAACCAAAAAAGTAATCAAGATACCAATGATTTTTATACAAAGCTTATTCAAAAAGTTCCTGTGATAAAATAG
- a CDS encoding glycine--tRNA ligase: MSKFSMEQMVAYCNQYGFIFQGSEIYGGLANTWDYGPLGTRLKNNIKDAWRYYFIQNRDNSYELDSDILMNPRVWEASGHLSSFTDPLLDCKHCKTRHRADSLIQNYKKDLNVDTMTQLEMSNYIQEQKIPCPVCGASNYTDIRQFNLMFATKRGVTEDSSSTIYLRPENAQGEYVNYLNVMRSMRAKLPFSIGQIGKAFRNEITPGSFTFRTIEFEQMEYQTFCKKGSDDELYQYFKDYGISFFEYLGIDNNHLRFRDHEKLAHYAKAACDIEYLFPFGWGEINGTHNRTDFDLKRHQEFSKVNLEYFDENSKEKIIPYIIESTYGLDRIILAILFESLVEEKINENDSRLVLKISKILSPVKVNVLPLIKNRHGEKATEVYQLLRKHMMASYDESGTIGKRYRRGDAIGTPYAVTIDDETLEKGLITIRDRDTMEQKVVALENVLEELRVMLEI, translated from the coding sequence ATGAGTAAGTTTTCAATGGAACAAATGGTTGCATACTGTAATCAGTACGGATTTATCTTTCAAGGTAGTGAGATTTACGGAGGTTTAGCAAATACTTGGGATTATGGTCCTTTAGGTACCAGACTTAAGAATAACATTAAAGACGCTTGGCGATATTACTTTATTCAGAATAGGGATAATAGCTATGAACTAGATTCTGATATTCTTATGAATCCTAGAGTTTGGGAAGCTAGTGGACATTTATCTAGTTTTACTGATCCTTTGCTTGATTGTAAACATTGCAAAACAAGACATCGAGCTGATAGTTTGATTCAAAACTATAAGAAAGACTTAAATGTTGATACTATGACACAATTAGAAATGTCAAACTATATTCAAGAGCAAAAAATTCCTTGCCCTGTCTGTGGGGCTAGTAACTATACTGATATCCGTCAGTTCAATCTGATGTTTGCAACCAAACGAGGTGTTACAGAAGATAGTTCCAGTACTATATATTTACGTCCAGAAAATGCACAGGGTGAATACGTTAACTATCTGAATGTAATGCGTAGTATGAGAGCAAAGCTTCCATTCAGCATAGGTCAGATTGGTAAAGCGTTTCGTAATGAGATTACACCGGGAAGCTTTACCTTTCGAACAATAGAATTTGAACAAATGGAATATCAGACTTTTTGTAAAAAAGGCTCCGATGATGAGCTTTATCAATATTTTAAAGATTACGGAATATCCTTCTTTGAATACTTAGGTATAGACAATAACCACCTTAGATTCCGTGACCATGAAAAGTTGGCCCATTACGCAAAAGCAGCGTGTGACATCGAATATTTATTCCCTTTTGGCTGGGGTGAAATCAATGGAACTCACAACCGCACGGATTTTGATTTAAAAAGACATCAAGAGTTTTCTAAAGTAAACTTAGAATATTTTGATGAAAACAGTAAGGAGAAAATTATACCCTATATCATTGAATCCACCTATGGACTCGATAGAATCATACTTGCGATTTTATTCGAATCCTTAGTAGAAGAGAAGATTAACGAGAATGACAGCAGATTAGTACTTAAGATTTCAAAAATTCTTTCACCAGTCAAAGTAAATGTGCTACCACTGATCAAGAATCGTCACGGTGAGAAAGCAACGGAGGTTTATCAGTTACTACGTAAACACATGATGGCTAGTTATGACGAATCAGGAACCATTGGAAAACGCTATCGTAGAGGTGATGCCATCGGAACACCATATGCAGTTACAATAGACGATGAGACATTAGAGAAGGGGCTTATCACTATTAGGGATAGAGATACCATGGAGCAAAAGGTTGTTGCTTTAGAAAATGTTCTTGAGGAATTAAGAGTGATGTTAGAAATATAG
- a CDS encoding M56 family metallopeptidase gives MCENLFSSIIEISLSSSIIILTLLLITPFIKKRYVAKWRYILWLILTIRLIIPFNFTLPNTPVKLVIPSNTLPSNTLPSNTLSTNQPINNQNIISLTDLAEETRIQKTSERIHSYSLTKILSSIWLIGAVLFIFRIIIIYSIFHKKMVRNSDIVTNDNILLIFNQLCVELNIKKPRIRLTNNLCSPMMYGFIRPTLFLSDKNITKYDLEVILRHELIHYKRHDLLFKLLLTLANAIHWFNPFVYLMVKSAHKDIEFSCDDEVIKNFDMAYKKLYSQAILNSLKEDLNKDVVLSTQFKGGKKMMKQRFSNILNTTKKRKGKISLCFITLCIMISGLLIACTQTNTNEKEPEKNISNNQPVNNTAIENPQQEDELVKENTVRNVLYEYDVLGFSIELPAEWNDKIGINVNYVETCPDGGARIEVYHKAIREASPDQGTLFYIDRWLGTWTETAPPLQDGQSSIVLQTKKYTYMLRTPIDSQYNENDSEMVSSYKSMFSQIDTIKSSVKELNPRPSSPNAGYQSEAEFLSSPDGVQFRVTAFGAARGVLTGDANELKKYLINPSDAIKLVNSFSDYQVDLIRFECQFILDAIKSDDKIVTSYLFTPVGKDVNKYVSMELKKVNGEWLVDWLGAEQ, from the coding sequence ATGTGTGAGAATCTTTTTAGTTCCATAATTGAGATTTCTTTATCCTCTTCCATCATTATCCTCACCTTATTACTTATTACACCCTTTATTAAAAAGAGGTATGTAGCGAAATGGAGATATATACTATGGCTAATTCTCACAATACGTCTTATAATTCCATTTAACTTTACTCTTCCGAATACGCCTGTCAAACTGGTTATCCCCTCTAATACACTCCCCTCTAATACACTCCCCTCTAATACACTCTCAACTAATCAGCCAATAAATAATCAAAATATCATATCACTAACAGATTTGGCTGAAGAAACCCGTATACAAAAGACATCAGAAAGAATTCATAGTTACTCATTAACAAAAATCCTCTCTTCTATATGGCTGATAGGAGCAGTATTATTTATTTTTCGAATAATTATTATATATAGCATTTTTCATAAAAAAATGGTAAGAAACAGTGATATTGTCACAAATGATAATATCTTACTAATATTTAACCAACTATGTGTTGAGTTAAATATAAAAAAACCTAGAATTCGCCTAACTAACAATCTATGTAGCCCTATGATGTATGGTTTCATAAGGCCTACTTTATTCTTATCTGATAAAAATATTACAAAATATGATTTAGAAGTGATTTTAAGACATGAACTTATTCATTATAAAAGGCATGATCTTTTGTTTAAACTCCTACTCACTCTTGCAAATGCAATTCATTGGTTCAATCCATTTGTATATCTTATGGTTAAGTCTGCTCATAAAGATATAGAGTTTTCTTGTGATGATGAAGTTATTAAAAATTTTGATATGGCATACAAAAAACTCTATAGTCAAGCTATTTTAAACTCATTAAAAGAAGATCTAAATAAAGATGTAGTTCTATCCACGCAATTTAAAGGGGGGAAGAAAATGATGAAACAAAGATTTTCTAACATATTGAACACTACTAAAAAACGAAAAGGTAAAATTTCACTGTGTTTCATTACTTTATGCATTATGATCAGTGGATTACTTATTGCCTGTACACAAACTAACACGAATGAAAAAGAACCTGAAAAGAATATAAGTAATAATCAGCCAGTTAATAATACAGCAATTGAGAATCCTCAACAAGAAGATGAACTTGTAAAAGAGAACACCGTACGCAACGTTCTATATGAATATGATGTACTTGGTTTTTCAATTGAACTTCCTGCAGAATGGAATGACAAAATAGGAATAAATGTGAATTATGTGGAGACTTGTCCGGATGGCGGTGCCAGAATCGAAGTTTATCACAAAGCAATAAGAGAAGCTTCCCCTGATCAAGGTACTTTGTTCTATATTGATCGGTGGCTTGGAACATGGACAGAAACTGCTCCTCCTCTGCAAGATGGTCAAAGTAGTATAGTCTTGCAAACGAAAAAATATACCTATATGCTTCGCACACCAATAGATTCGCAATATAACGAGAATGATAGTGAGATGGTATCTTCTTATAAATCAATGTTTTCCCAAATTGATACGATTAAATCAAGTGTTAAAGAGCTAAATCCCCGTCCATCTTCACCAAATGCAGGTTATCAATCAGAAGCTGAGTTTTTGAGCAGTCCAGATGGCGTACAGTTTAGAGTAACCGCATTTGGGGCAGCAAGGGGAGTATTAACTGGAGATGCAAATGAACTAAAAAAATATTTGATTAACCCGAGTGATGCAATAAAGTTAGTAAATAGCTTTTCTGATTATCAAGTAGATTTAATTAGATTTGAGTGCCAATTTATTTTGGATGCTATAAAGTCAGATGATAAAATAGTAACTTCCTACTTATTTACACCAGTTGGAAAGGACGTAAATAAGTATGTATCTATGGAATTAAAAAAAGTGAATGGTGAATGGTTGGTCGATTGGCTTGGTGCTGAACAATAA
- a CDS encoding BlaI/MecI/CopY family transcriptional regulator — translation MVKKIDKLPDTELEIMKVIWNNETPISTAQLKKYLDEKRPWNVSALQTLLNRLINRGFLKSYKQAKHRYYEVLIEKQDYIARENGYFLEKLNGNSITRFVTSLYESNAITNKDLEELALFIEEKSRGI, via the coding sequence ATGGTTAAAAAAATTGACAAATTACCTGATACAGAATTAGAAATAATGAAAGTAATTTGGAATAATGAAACACCTATATCAACAGCACAATTGAAAAAATATTTAGATGAAAAAAGGCCATGGAATGTGAGCGCCTTACAAACGTTACTTAATAGATTAATCAATAGAGGATTCCTAAAAAGCTATAAACAAGCAAAACATCGATATTATGAAGTTTTAATTGAGAAACAAGATTATATAGCAAGGGAAAATGGATACTTTTTGGAAAAGTTAAATGGAAATTCAATCACAAGATTTGTAACCAGCCTATATGAAAGCAATGCAATTACGAATAAAGACTTAGAAGAATTAGCCTTATTTATAGAAGAAAAATCTAGGGGGATATAA
- a CDS encoding P-loop NTPase family protein encodes MKNIIFIEGVSGVGKSTTVHKLSDKLRSLGYSVKSHVEGDPTSPLDLCWAAYFTIPEYENLLIVYPTFAEELSKNIIYRDDYILLRYQVECTPLYSSELHAKLHKHEFCYNPVNTVPLSKFTEVFTNLWKEFAYNGVSENDYVIFDASLVGHITNDLIRNYNASEAELVEHIETLLHIIRSMNPIIFYLSSDNVCERLIKARDSRKQTPPDNGRIEFWEKRKQIDLSVLSQLSVQSQIIDITNEDWDSAISYIASQVTNTYC; translated from the coding sequence ATGAAAAACATTATTTTTATTGAAGGAGTATCTGGGGTCGGTAAATCGACTACTGTACATAAACTGAGTGATAAATTACGCAGTCTTGGCTATTCAGTAAAAAGTCATGTTGAGGGAGATCCAACCAGCCCCCTTGATTTGTGTTGGGCGGCTTACTTCACAATACCCGAATATGAAAACCTTTTGATTGTATATCCGACATTTGCTGAGGAACTATCTAAAAACATCATATATAGAGATGATTATATTCTGCTTCGGTATCAAGTGGAGTGTACACCGCTATATTCTTCAGAACTTCATGCTAAATTACATAAACATGAATTTTGTTACAATCCTGTAAATACAGTACCATTATCTAAATTCACCGAAGTGTTTACGAATCTTTGGAAAGAGTTCGCTTATAATGGTGTTAGTGAGAACGATTATGTCATCTTTGACGCTTCACTTGTCGGACATATAACAAACGATCTAATTCGTAATTACAACGCATCGGAAGCTGAATTAGTGGAGCACATAGAAACATTGCTTCATATTATTCGTTCTATGAACCCAATTATTTTTTATCTGTCCTCTGATAATGTTTGTGAACGTTTAATAAAAGCGCGTGACAGCCGTAAACAAACGCCTCCTGATAACGGGCGAATTGAGTTTTGGGAGAAACGTAAACAGATAGATTTGTCTGTGCTCTCACAATTATCGGTTCAATCCCAAATTATTGATATTACGAATGAAGATTGGGATTCTGCAATTTCATACATAGCTTCGCAAGTTACAAATACGTATTGCTAA
- a CDS encoding PadR family transcriptional regulator yields the protein MENLSEMLKGVLEGIVLEIINRGEIYGYEIVKQLSSLGFEGIAEGTVYALLVRLEKNRWVHIEKKPSELGPPRKFYTLNQRGQNELLSFWARWNFLNERMDILKNGGENHEF from the coding sequence ATGGAAAATTTGAGCGAGATGCTCAAAGGGGTATTAGAGGGAATTGTACTTGAGATCATCAATCGTGGTGAAATCTATGGGTATGAGATTGTAAAACAACTCAGTAGTCTTGGTTTCGAGGGGATTGCAGAAGGAACAGTCTACGCCTTACTTGTTCGTCTTGAAAAAAATCGGTGGGTTCATATTGAGAAAAAGCCATCGGAACTCGGACCACCACGAAAGTTTTACACCCTGAATCAGCGAGGACAGAACGAACTCTTATCCTTTTGGGCTAGATGGAACTTTTTAAACGAGCGCATGGATATTTTAAAAAATGGAGGGGAAAATCATGAGTTTTAG